Proteins encoded by one window of Ralstonia sp. RRA:
- a CDS encoding LysR family transcriptional regulator — MLNPIWIQTFATVAAARSFTDAGRQLGLSQSSVSDHIRRLEQSVNRRLFVRDTHSLSLTPDGEALLVHARLILESLARAELQFSAPRLQGRVRLGTSEDLASGPLPNLLAAFRATHPDVELEITMGMTSKLYEGIEDGSLDLIIGKRREGGRRGVPLFSGQLEWLARPGTVVDVGQPLPLILVNEPSVTRSVVLDTLAAAGWLWRVVCTSSSHSGCIAAARGGLGITVRAQNLSGGGLVPPVNVDALPPLPAIEFITLSARRLTKPAETLLQLIRKSDLRAGRTD; from the coding sequence ATGCTCAATCCCATCTGGATTCAGACCTTCGCCACAGTGGCCGCGGCACGCAGCTTCACGGATGCCGGGCGTCAGCTTGGCTTGTCGCAATCGTCGGTCAGCGATCACATCCGCCGCCTGGAGCAAAGCGTGAACCGGCGGCTGTTTGTGCGCGACACCCACTCCCTGTCGCTGACGCCAGATGGCGAGGCGTTGCTTGTCCACGCAAGGCTGATCCTTGAATCGCTGGCGCGCGCCGAGCTGCAATTCAGCGCGCCGCGGCTGCAGGGGCGCGTTCGGCTGGGAACATCGGAAGACCTGGCCTCCGGGCCCTTGCCCAATTTGCTGGCGGCGTTCCGTGCCACACACCCGGACGTCGAGCTCGAGATCACGATGGGGATGACCAGCAAGCTCTACGAGGGCATCGAAGATGGCTCGCTCGACCTGATCATCGGCAAGCGCCGCGAAGGCGGGCGGCGTGGTGTACCGCTGTTCAGTGGTCAGCTCGAATGGCTGGCGCGGCCCGGCACCGTGGTCGATGTGGGACAGCCGCTACCGCTCATCCTCGTCAATGAGCCGAGTGTGACCCGCTCGGTGGTGCTGGACACGCTGGCTGCGGCAGGCTGGCTCTGGCGCGTGGTGTGCACCAGCAGCAGCCATTCCGGCTGCATTGCCGCAGCGCGCGGCGGACTGGGTATTACGGTGCGTGCGCAAAACCTGAGCGGCGGCGGATTGGTGCCGCCCGTCAATGTCGATGCGCTGCCGCCCCTGCCGGCAATCGAGTTCATCACGCTGTCGGCACGGCGGCTGACCAAGCCCGCGGAAACGCTCCTGCAGCTCATCCGCAAGAGCGACCTGCGCGCGGGGCGGACGGATTGA